Proteins from a genomic interval of Bifidobacterium longum subsp. infantis ATCC 15697 = JCM 1222 = DSM 20088:
- the rpsK gene encoding 30S ribosomal protein S11, which yields MAAPKQAARKPRRRDRKSVPVGQAHIKSTFNNTIISITDPSGAVVSWASGGDVGFKGSRKSTPYAAGMAAESAARKAMEHGVKKVDVFVKGPGSGRETAIRSLQSAGLEVGSITDVTPQAHNGVRPPKRRRV from the coding sequence ATGGCAGCACCTAAGCAAGCCGCTCGTAAGCCCCGTCGTCGCGACCGCAAGTCGGTCCCGGTCGGCCAGGCTCACATCAAGTCCACTTTCAACAACACGATCATTTCGATCACCGATCCGTCCGGCGCCGTGGTGTCCTGGGCGTCCGGTGGCGATGTCGGCTTCAAGGGCTCCCGTAAGTCCACGCCGTACGCCGCTGGTATGGCTGCCGAGTCCGCCGCCCGCAAGGCGATGGAACACGGCGTCAAGAAGGTCGACGTGTTCGTCAAGGGCCCGGGTTCCGGTCGTGAAACCGCCATCCGTTCCCTGCAGTCTGCGGGCCTCGAAGTTGGTTCCATCACCGACGTCACCCCGCAAGCCCACAACGGCGTTCGTCCTCCGAAGCGTCGTCGCGTCTGA
- the rpsM gene encoding 30S ribosomal protein S13 encodes MARLAGVDIPNEKRIEIALTYIFGVGRTRAKETLAATGISPDIRVKDLTDEQLITLRDYLEANYKIEGDLRREIDADIRRKIQINCYQGQRHRKGLPVRGQRTKTNARTRKGPKRTVAGKKKATK; translated from the coding sequence ATGGCACGTCTTGCCGGAGTCGACATCCCCAATGAGAAGCGCATCGAGATCGCCCTCACCTACATTTTCGGTGTGGGTCGCACTCGTGCCAAGGAAACGCTTGCCGCGACCGGTATTAGCCCGGACATCCGCGTCAAGGATCTCACCGACGAGCAGCTGATTACGCTGCGTGACTACCTCGAAGCCAACTACAAGATCGAGGGTGACCTGCGTCGTGAAATCGATGCAGATATTCGTCGCAAGATTCAGATCAACTGCTACCAAGGCCAGCGTCACCGTAAGGGACTTCCTGTGCGCGGTCAGCGCACCAAGACCAATGCTCGTACCCGCAAGGGCCCGAAGCGCACGGTCGCCGGAAAGAAGAAGGCCACCAAGTAG
- the rpmJ gene encoding 50S ribosomal protein L36 — protein MKVSPSVKRICENCRVIRRHGRVMVICVNPRHKQRQG, from the coding sequence ATGAAGGTCAGCCCTAGCGTGAAGAGGATCTGCGAAAACTGCCGCGTGATCCGCCGTCACGGCCGCGTCATGGTGATCTGCGTCAACCCGCGCCACAAGCAGCGTCAGGGCTGA